In Geminocystis sp. NIES-3709, a single genomic region encodes these proteins:
- a CDS encoding choice-of-anchor L domain-containing protein, with amino-acid sequence MVTPFSVYSGGNNSLLTNALLSVNSGINVNLSSIKLNTSAPSAVNFYDGSLIALGIGSGLLLTSGTTPGTSNTSTGFGSDNSVTTGFYNGDADIDAVVNTVFQTQSYDATSLTFDFTVTDPNATSITFDLVFGSDEYPEWVDAFVDSAIVLVNGVNYALFNHDPLHPLSVISSNLAAGYFQDNANNILPIEYDGVSHVLKIVAPIIAGGTTNHIKIGISDTGDHILDSGIFLSNFSAGNTPGSGVVSTPTSTTDGNDVVTGSAQDELIDLKGGDDIAYAGAGDDIVIGGAGNDSIYGGSGNNQLKGDTGSDYLEGGDGTSDTAVFAGASTEYSLVYNSVNNSYTVTDSKTGATAEGTDTLTNIELAKFNNGLFNITNSGFSPISSPPPTPTNTPGSVIISGIASVGNVLTATVSDPDGISGSINYQWQSSSNNDTTWNNIGTNSNTYTVTSANTGLLVQVIASYTDNDAIAESPVSPAKEILNTKSGDLVVTLIQLKAPSGASNINPLTTLVQDAIDLGLSPNTASNTIKTVLGIPSTINLQSYDAYAILQTNPTQAQALAVEKVAVQVAILTSLSDDDTGLNLTSAIIKASASNKTLNLANANDLASILGVNITGLTKNNYPEPLREIFDRNKSMSDAIADGGDVSVIEQEWQDLLSIQDGINSTSIADLSIHVNQNPIGTATADLANGIQGSPYQINSTDLLTGFSDPDGGILGVTNLSASIAGTFTNNNNSTWTFTLTSNYTGPIELNYTVIDGQGGSTSANQLFVISPQATNPIFTGTSKADTLIGTTGADILIGLAGNDTYTVNDSGDVVIEELSAGTDTVYVTVSYSLSSNVEKLILQGTAINGTGNELNNTITGNTSNNVLTGGAGNDILDGGTGSDSLIGGLGNDTYQVDMITDVITELANQGTDTVKSTVSYSLSSNVERLMLQGTAINGTGNELNNTITGNASNNVLSGGAGNDILDGGTGSDSLIGGLGNDTYQVDMITDVITELANQGTDTVKSSASYSLSSNVERLVLQGTAINGTGNELNNTITGNASNNVLSGGAGSDILTGNAGSDILTGNAGTDILVGNTDNDTLNLGLNDSVADIVRYSSGDGSDIINQFVKGIDKLSFTGISSIDVKISGSNTQLSLGNGIVGDAGFGTGSLLMTIKGVIGFTSAELGVNGTSVDLPNNTAQFLFS; translated from the coding sequence ATGGTTACTCCTTTCTCTGTCTATTCTGGTGGTAACAACTCGCTATTAACTAATGCTCTTTTATCCGTCAACTCAGGTATTAATGTTAATCTTAGCTCAATCAAATTAAATACCTCAGCACCAAGTGCAGTTAACTTCTATGATGGTTCTCTGATCGCATTAGGTATTGGTTCTGGACTACTATTAACGTCAGGAACAACACCCGGCACAAGCAACACAAGCACAGGTTTTGGCAGTGATAATAGTGTAACTACTGGATTTTATAATGGTGATGCTGATATTGATGCAGTGGTCAATACAGTTTTTCAAACACAATCCTATGATGCCACTAGCTTGACTTTTGATTTTACCGTTACTGATCCTAACGCTACGTCTATAACTTTTGATCTAGTATTCGGTTCTGATGAATATCCTGAATGGGTAGATGCGTTTGTAGATTCAGCGATCGTTCTGGTAAATGGAGTTAACTATGCCCTATTTAACCATGATCCCTTACATCCTTTAAGTGTGATTAGTTCTAACTTAGCGGCAGGTTATTTCCAAGACAATGCTAACAATATTTTGCCCATTGAATATGACGGTGTTAGCCACGTTCTGAAAATTGTAGCACCAATAATAGCTGGAGGAACAACTAACCATATTAAAATAGGTATTTCAGACACAGGAGATCATATTCTTGATAGTGGTATTTTTCTCTCGAATTTTTCCGCAGGAAATACCCCCGGTTCTGGGGTAGTTAGTACGCCCACTTCAACAACCGATGGCAATGATGTTGTAACAGGTTCTGCTCAAGATGAGTTAATTGATCTTAAAGGTGGTGATGATATTGCCTATGCAGGGGCAGGTGATGACATCGTGATTGGTGGTGCTGGTAATGACTCTATTTATGGCGGTAGTGGTAATAATCAACTCAAAGGAGATACGGGTAGTGACTATCTTGAAGGTGGTGACGGCACTTCCGATACAGCAGTTTTTGCAGGAGCTAGTACAGAGTACAGTCTTGTTTATAACTCGGTTAATAATAGCTATACTGTCACTGATAGTAAAACAGGTGCAACCGCAGAAGGAACTGATACCTTAACAAATATCGAACTTGCCAAATTCAATAATGGACTTTTTAACATTACGAATAGTGGATTTTCCCCCATTTCCAGTCCTCCTCCTACTCCCACAAATACCCCCGGTTCTGTGATCATTAGTGGTATTGCCTCAGTGGGAAATGTCCTAACAGCAACAGTCAGCGATCCAGACGGAATTTCAGGCAGTATTAATTATCAATGGCAATCATCCAGTAACAATGACACAACTTGGAACAATATCGGCACTAATAGTAATACTTATACCGTCACATCTGCCAATACTGGGTTATTGGTACAAGTTATTGCGTCTTATACTGACAATGATGCGATCGCCGAATCTCCCGTAAGTCCTGCTAAAGAAATTTTGAACACCAAGAGCGGTGACTTGGTTGTAACTTTAATCCAACTGAAAGCCCCATCCGGTGCAAGTAATATAAATCCTTTAACTACCTTGGTTCAGGATGCCATTGATTTAGGTTTATCCCCTAACACTGCTTCAAATACGATTAAAACTGTCTTGGGAATTCCCAGTACTATTAATCTCCAAAGTTATGATGCTTATGCAATTTTACAGACTAATCCAACTCAAGCCCAAGCCCTTGCAGTGGAAAAAGTAGCGGTTCAAGTAGCGATTTTAACTTCTCTTTCCGATGATGATACGGGATTAAATTTAACTTCGGCAATTATTAAGGCTTCAGCGAGTAATAAAACCCTGAATCTAGCTAATGCCAATGACTTAGCCAGTATTCTTGGTGTTAATATTACAGGTTTAACTAAAAACAATTATCCTGAACCCCTCAGAGAGATTTTTGATCGGAATAAGAGTATGTCAGATGCGATCGCTGATGGCGGGGATGTTAGTGTAATCGAACAAGAATGGCAAGACTTATTGAGTATTCAAGATGGTATCAATTCTACTTCCATTGCCGATCTAAGTATCCATGTTAATCAAAATCCCATTGGCACAGCCACAGCCGATTTAGCTAACGGAATACAAGGCTCACCATACCAAATTAACTCAACAGACTTACTGACAGGTTTTAGTGATCCTGATGGCGGTATTTTAGGTGTAACAAATCTATCTGCTAGTATTGCTGGTACTTTCACCAATAATAACAACAGTACTTGGACATTTACCCTAACTTCAAACTATACCGGACCTATAGAACTGAATTATACAGTCATTGATGGTCAAGGAGGCAGTACATCTGCTAATCAACTCTTTGTTATTTCTCCTCAAGCAACAAATCCAATTTTCACGGGAACTTCTAAAGCTGATACCCTCATCGGTACAACAGGAGCAGATATTTTGATTGGTTTAGCAGGAAATGACACTTACACAGTCAACGATTCTGGTGATGTAGTTATAGAAGAATTGAGTGCAGGAACTGACACGGTTTATGTTACTGTTTCCTATAGTTTAAGTAGTAATGTAGAAAAACTTATATTACAAGGTACGGCAATTAATGGTACAGGTAACGAACTCAATAATACAATCACAGGTAATACCAGTAATAACGTCCTCACTGGTGGTGCAGGTAATGATATTCTTGACGGAGGAACTGGTTCAGATAGCTTGATTGGTGGCTTAGGCAATGATACTTATCAGGTAGATATGATCACCGATGTTATTACTGAACTTGCAAATCAAGGAACTGATACCGTTAAAAGTACTGTTTCTTACAGTCTGAGTAGTAATGTAGAAAGACTTATGTTACAAGGCACGGCAATTAATGGTACAGGTAACGAACTCAATAATACAATCACAGGTAATGCCAGTAATAACGTCCTCAGTGGTGGTGCAGGTAATGATATTCTTGACGGAGGAACTGGTTCAGATAGCTTGATTGGTGGCTTAGGCAATGATACTTATCAGGTAGATATGATCACCGATGTTATTACTGAACTTGCAAATCAAGGAACTGATACCGTTAAAAGTAGTGCTTCTTACAGTCTGAGTAGTAATGTAGAAAGACTTGTATTACAAGGTACGGCAATTAATGGTACAGGTAACGAACTTAATAATACAATCACAGGTAATGCTAGTAATAACGTTCTCAGTGGTGGTGCAGGTAGTGACATTTTAACGGGTAATGCAGGTAGTGACATCTTAACGGGTAATGCAGGTACTGATATTTTAGTTGGCAACACTGACAATGATACCTTAAATCTTGGACTCAATGACAGCGTTGCGGACATTGTACGTTATTCTAGTGGGGATGGTAGCGACATCATTAATCAATTTGTTAAAGGAATTGACAAATTATCCTTCACAGGAATAAGTTCTATTGATGTCAAAATCTCTGGAAGTAATACTCAATTGAGTTTAGGAAATGGCATCGTAGGTGATGCTGGTTTTGGAACTGGTTCTCTGCTAATGACTATTAAAGGGGTAATTGGTTTTACCTCTGCCGAATTAGGAGTTAATGGAACTAGCGTTGATCTTCCTAATAATACTGCTCAATTTTTATTTAGCTAA
- a CDS encoding PepSY domain-containing protein, with amino-acid sequence MANLQIRKLHRKFAPILFLPLLITALTGVFYRVARSWFGLSDELGENVLALHEGKFLGEPLVPFYVLFLGLGLLAMIVTGLMMFKQRKQKAITASGKLNFRLLHSFLAPILFLPLLISATTGIAYRLGETGLGLSEEQIEILMDIHQGNYLGSFLRVIYVLLVGFGLLGILVTGIQMTGLFRKRSVN; translated from the coding sequence ATGGCAAATCTTCAAATCCGTAAACTTCATCGTAAATTCGCACCAATTCTATTCCTTCCTCTTTTAATCACTGCCTTAACAGGAGTTTTTTATCGTGTTGCTAGAAGTTGGTTCGGTTTATCAGATGAATTAGGTGAAAATGTTTTAGCTTTACATGAAGGCAAGTTTTTGGGTGAACCTTTAGTACCTTTTTATGTGTTATTTCTGGGCTTAGGATTATTAGCGATGATAGTTACTGGGCTGATGATGTTTAAGCAGAGAAAACAAAAAGCGATTACTGCTTCTGGTAAATTAAATTTTCGCCTTCTTCATAGCTTTCTTGCCCCCATTCTATTCTTACCATTATTAATTAGTGCTACAACAGGGATTGCCTATCGTTTGGGTGAAACTGGGTTGGGCTTGTCGGAAGAACAAATTGAAATCTTAATGGATATTCATCAGGGAAACTATTTAGGTTCATTTCTGCGAGTTATTTATGTTTTACTGGTAGGTTTCGGGCTATTAGGAATATTAGTAACAGGTATTCAGATGACTGGTTTATTTCGTAAACGCTCTGTTAACTAA
- the secD gene encoding protein translocase subunit SecD, with protein MEKQRAFIILIIVLIATSIVTLINLPLQLGLDLRGGSQLTIQLQTTPEVPEITPEKLEGVRTVIDNRVNGLGVSEAVVQSVGRDRILVQLPGVNDPQEAERVLGGTAQLDFRTETDNSEIQAQYQIRQQELGELIFQAQLLQGEELTAQEAKIKTKQVEIAELSQKLYTKSELNGEKLKKAGYQPSQQGNDWEVVLEFNDEGGKLFADLTKSIAGTGRTLGIFLDNKLISAPGVSAEYATTGIMGGTATISGGGGFTLEQARELALQLEGGALPLPVKIVENRTVGATLGQDSIRRSIVAGICGLALVLIFMGVYYRLPGIIADVSLIIYALLNLACFSIAGVTLTLPGIAGFLLSIGMAVDANVLIFERTREELRDGKTLYRSVESGFYRAFSSILDGNVTTLIACAALFWLGSGLVKGFALTLGIGVVLSMFTALTCSRTFLLIVVLGFPAIRQRPELFCPNIKPVVNN; from the coding sequence ATGGAAAAACAAAGAGCTTTTATTATTTTAATAATTGTTTTAATTGCGACTTCGATCGTCACTCTGATTAACTTGCCTTTGCAATTAGGGCTAGATTTAAGAGGAGGTTCACAATTAACAATTCAATTACAAACAACGCCTGAAGTACCAGAAATTACTCCTGAAAAATTAGAAGGGGTGCGCACGGTTATTGACAATCGAGTCAATGGTTTAGGGGTATCCGAAGCAGTGGTGCAAAGTGTCGGTAGAGATCGAATTTTGGTACAATTGCCCGGTGTCAATGATCCTCAAGAAGCAGAAAGAGTTTTAGGCGGTACAGCACAATTAGATTTTCGTACCGAAACAGATAACTCTGAAATTCAAGCCCAATATCAAATTAGACAGCAAGAGTTAGGAGAATTAATTTTTCAAGCTCAATTGTTACAAGGAGAAGAATTAACGGCACAAGAGGCAAAAATCAAGACAAAACAAGTAGAAATCGCTGAATTATCTCAAAAGTTATATACAAAAAGCGAATTAAACGGCGAAAAACTGAAAAAAGCTGGTTATCAACCTAGTCAACAAGGTAACGATTGGGAAGTTGTTCTCGAATTCAATGATGAGGGGGGTAAGTTATTCGCTGATTTAACTAAAAGTATTGCGGGTACAGGGCGTACTTTAGGAATTTTTCTTGACAATAAATTAATCAGCGCTCCCGGTGTAAGTGCTGAATATGCCACCACAGGCATTATGGGCGGTACGGCAACTATTTCTGGTGGTGGTGGTTTTACCCTTGAACAAGCCAGAGAATTGGCCTTACAGTTAGAAGGGGGTGCATTGCCATTACCCGTCAAAATCGTTGAAAATCGTACCGTTGGTGCAACTTTAGGACAAGATAGCATTCGCAGAAGTATCGTTGCTGGAATTTGCGGTTTAGCTCTTGTATTAATCTTTATGGGAGTTTATTATCGTTTACCGGGTATTATTGCCGATGTATCTTTAATTATCTATGCTTTACTTAACTTAGCTTGTTTTTCCATTGCCGGAGTTACTTTAACCTTACCCGGTATCGCTGGTTTTCTGTTAAGTATCGGTATGGCTGTTGATGCAAATGTATTAATTTTTGAGCGTACAAGGGAAGAATTAAGAGACGGAAAAACCCTCTATCGATCGGTAGAATCAGGATTTTATCGAGCTTTCTCTAGTATTTTAGACGGGAATGTCACCACTTTAATCGCTTGTGCGGCTTTATTTTGGTTAGGTTCAGGTTTAGTGAAAGGTTTTGCTTTAACACTAGGCATCGGGGTAGTTTTAAGTATGTTTACCGCTTTGACTTGTAGTCGTACTTTTTTGTTAATTGTGGTATTGGGTTTTCCAGCTATTCGTCAACGTCCAGAATTATTTTGTCCAAATATTAAACCCGTCGTTAATAATTAG
- the secF gene encoding protein translocase subunit SecF yields MKFSVVKWEKIWWTISGILCLGSILAMIISYTSIGTILRPSLDFVGGTRLQLELDCTVPNNCDRPITVNDVREILEAENLANNSSVQVVGEDQHSISIRTKTLDVDERTKLQKVLTDKIGVFDAKTIQIDTVGPTIGKQLFISGLLALIVSFAGIIVYLSFRFKTDYAIFAIVALFHDVLVTTGAFAVLGLVGGVEVDTLFLVALLTITGFSVNDTVVIYDRVRDILKEADTDDMDYVIDTAVMQTLTRSINTSLTTLLPVVAIFLFGGDTLKYFALALIIGFVCGAYSSIFIASTLLGWWRKTINKKVVEA; encoded by the coding sequence ATGAAATTTAGCGTTGTTAAATGGGAAAAAATTTGGTGGACTATCTCAGGTATTCTTTGTTTGGGGAGTATATTAGCAATGATTATTTCTTATACTTCCATCGGTACTATTTTACGTCCTAGTCTTGATTTTGTAGGAGGTACAAGATTACAGTTAGAACTTGATTGTACTGTGCCGAATAATTGCGATCGTCCTATTACTGTTAATGATGTACGAGAAATATTAGAAGCAGAAAATTTAGCTAATAATAGTAGTGTTCAAGTTGTCGGGGAAGATCAACACAGTATTTCTATTCGCACAAAAACTTTAGATGTGGATGAAAGAACTAAATTACAAAAAGTCTTAACAGACAAAATTGGAGTTTTTGACGCAAAAACAATTCAAATTGATACAGTTGGGCCTACTATTGGGAAACAATTATTTATTTCTGGGCTTCTCGCTTTAATAGTATCTTTTGCAGGTATTATCGTTTATTTGAGTTTTCGATTTAAAACTGATTATGCGATTTTTGCCATTGTCGCTCTATTTCATGATGTTTTAGTTACTACAGGTGCTTTTGCCGTTTTAGGTTTAGTGGGGGGGGTAGAAGTAGATACTCTCTTTCTGGTGGCATTATTAACTATCACTGGTTTTTCTGTGAATGATACCGTTGTAATTTACGATCGTGTTCGAGATATTCTGAAAGAAGCCGACACCGATGATATGGACTATGTCATAGATACTGCTGTGATGCAAACTTTAACTCGATCGATTAATACCAGTTTAACCACCCTTTTACCGGTAGTTGCCATTTTCTTGTTTGGTGGGGATACTCTTAAATATTTTGCTCTTGCGTTAATTATTGGTTTTGTTTGCGGTGCTTATTCAAGTATCTTTATTGCTAGTACCCTACTGGGTTGGTGGCGTAAAACTATTAATAAAAAAGTAGTTGAAGCATAA
- a CDS encoding IS701 family transposase, which yields MKEITSSSMPPCFNRWCEKIDPVLKTKAQKREFRNYLGGLLGDSQRKNITQIAHNNLDITYHKLHHFLTESTWNYDEVNDKRLEIIASCRQTKISRCFSLIIDDSGHRKSGNFTDCVGRQYIGEIGKTDNGNVIVTTHIYDGVRSFPLDVELYEKAENFPEGKDAPQFQKKPDIAFNLIEKCLNRNYCPQIILMDGGYGNNTNLLGKLEKKNLKYIGIIAKNRLVKLVKQDFIESEKTIAEIAKSLPQDSFEKIRIGKNREKTLWVATINIELSALSGIKTVAIVMNADTFENSTDIDYLMTNEIGEKVCGNWIVETYTQRNWIEVFYREIKGWLGLSQYQVRNKRSLMRHFILVFCAYTFIQWHRLTGGLRRQWGNKPLNTFAEALEAFRNAVSFRFFQWLKDNVEVFSLYKASLGFIWA from the coding sequence ATGAAAGAAATTACTTCTTCATCAATGCCCCCATGTTTCAATCGCTGGTGTGAAAAAATAGACCCAGTCTTAAAAACAAAGGCACAAAAACGAGAGTTTAGAAATTATTTGGGCGGTTTATTAGGAGATTCTCAAAGAAAAAATATAACTCAAATTGCCCATAATAATCTTGATATTACTTATCATAAATTACACCATTTCTTAACAGAGTCCACTTGGAATTATGATGAGGTAAATGATAAAAGATTAGAAATTATTGCATCCTGTCGTCAAACAAAAATTAGTCGATGTTTCTCCTTAATTATAGACGATTCAGGTCATCGTAAAAGTGGAAACTTTACTGACTGTGTGGGAAGACAATATATTGGTGAAATTGGCAAAACTGATAATGGTAATGTTATAGTCACTACTCACATTTATGATGGTGTGAGAAGTTTTCCTTTAGACGTTGAATTATATGAAAAAGCCGAAAATTTCCCTGAAGGAAAAGACGCTCCACAATTTCAGAAAAAACCAGACATTGCCTTTAATTTAATTGAAAAATGTTTAAATCGAAATTATTGTCCCCAAATAATTTTAATGGATGGTGGTTATGGAAACAATACTAATTTATTAGGCAAACTAGAAAAAAAGAATTTAAAATATATAGGAATTATTGCTAAAAATAGATTAGTAAAATTGGTAAAACAAGATTTTATCGAGTCTGAAAAAACCATAGCTGAAATAGCAAAATCATTACCCCAAGATAGTTTTGAAAAAATAAGAATAGGAAAAAATCGAGAAAAAACTCTTTGGGTAGCAACGATAAATATTGAATTATCAGCTTTGTCGGGAATAAAAACTGTAGCTATCGTCATGAATGCAGATACTTTTGAAAATTCCACAGATATTGATTATTTAATGACTAATGAAATAGGAGAAAAAGTGTGTGGAAATTGGATAGTAGAAACTTATACACAAAGAAATTGGATAGAAGTATTTTACCGTGAAATCAAGGGATGGTTAGGGTTATCACAATACCAAGTGAGAAATAAAAGAAGTTTAATGAGACATTTTATCTTGGTATTTTGTGCCTACACTTTTATTCAATGGCATCGTTTGACAGGAGGTTTAAGAAGACAATGGGGGAATAAACCGTTAAATACTTTTGCTGAGGCATTGGAAGCGTTTCGTAATGCTGTGTCTTTTCGCTTTTTTCAATGGTTAAAAGACAATGTGGAAGTATTTAGTTTATATAAAGCTAGTTTAGGGTTTATTTGGGCATAA
- a CDS encoding TIGR03279 family radical SAM protein, with product MKPARISRVIPDSIAAEMGFEVGDSIVNINGISPRDLIDYQFLCADEYLELNVLDKRGKNHFLEIEKDYDEDLGLEFETALFDGLIQCNNKCPFCFIDQQPPGKRDTLYLKDDDYRLSFLYGSYLTLTNLTQKEWTRIEQMRLSPLYVSVHATEPEIRSHLLKNNRAGEIKKQLAWFQKKRLQIHAQVVVCPNINDRKHLETTLLDLFSFHHGDIPAVISAAIVPVGLTKFRPDKDELIPVTTEKAKEVIAQVQELQVRFKEKCGSTFAWLADEWFLIAKTDLPPESHYEDYPQIGNGVGSIRQFIKEFESLAKAKLPRKISSPKTFTWIVGNAVETAFQPLVNRLNQVQNLQVDLVALNSKYWGQEITVTGLLTGQDLLDHLSNKNLAKNVLLPSVMLKHDEQKFLDDLTVVEVAEKLGVNIYPVKDISHLLDRLIDD from the coding sequence ATGAAACCTGCTCGTATTAGTAGAGTTATTCCTGATTCGATCGCCGCCGAAATGGGTTTTGAAGTGGGTGATTCGATCGTTAACATTAATGGTATATCTCCTAGAGATTTAATAGATTATCAGTTTTTATGTGCCGATGAATATTTAGAATTAAACGTACTAGATAAACGGGGAAAAAATCATTTTTTAGAAATAGAAAAAGATTATGATGAAGATTTAGGTTTAGAGTTTGAAACTGCTCTTTTTGATGGTTTAATTCAGTGTAATAATAAATGTCCTTTTTGTTTTATAGATCAACAACCACCGGGCAAAAGAGATACTCTTTACCTCAAAGATGATGATTATCGTTTAAGTTTTCTCTATGGGAGTTATTTAACTTTAACTAATTTAACCCAAAAAGAATGGACGAGAATTGAACAAATGCGCCTATCTCCTTTATATGTATCCGTTCATGCTACCGAACCAGAAATTAGAAGTCATTTACTCAAAAATAATCGAGCAGGAGAAATTAAAAAACAGTTAGCATGGTTTCAAAAAAAACGTTTACAAATTCATGCTCAAGTGGTAGTTTGTCCGAACATTAATGATAGAAAACATCTTGAAACAACTTTACTAGATTTATTTTCTTTTCATCATGGCGATATTCCAGCAGTTATTAGTGCTGCGATCGTGCCTGTAGGCTTAACGAAATTTAGACCAGACAAAGATGAATTAATTCCCGTAACAACAGAAAAGGCAAAAGAAGTTATCGCCCAAGTACAAGAATTACAAGTAAGATTTAAGGAAAAATGTGGTTCAACTTTTGCATGGTTAGCTGATGAATGGTTTTTAATTGCAAAAACAGATTTACCGCCTGAATCTCACTATGAAGATTATCCTCAAATTGGTAATGGTGTTGGTTCAATTCGTCAATTTATTAAAGAATTTGAGAGTCTTGCTAAAGCAAAATTACCCAGAAAAATATCATCTCCAAAAACCTTTACATGGATTGTGGGAAATGCTGTAGAAACTGCCTTTCAACCTTTAGTTAATAGACTTAATCAAGTTCAAAATTTACAAGTAGATTTAGTTGCTTTAAATAGTAAATATTGGGGGCAAGAAATCACTGTTACTGGGTTATTAACTGGACAAGATTTGTTAGATCATTTATCTAATAAAAACTTAGCAAAAAATGTTTTATTACCTTCTGTAATGTTAAAGCATGATGAGCAGAAATTTTTAGATGATTTAACAGTAGTAGAAGTGGCAGAAAAATTAGGAGTAAATATTTATCCCGTTAAAGATATTAGTCATTTACTCGATCGATTAATTGATGATTAA
- a CDS encoding DUF5331 domain-containing protein, whose protein sequence is MENFEEIKARLKKKWLQYYKHNRKWINKYCQENCFVSVQGSFEGETWGTGERSLEDKRFSEVHPPSELIIGVITALEPLLAQYWLTAFVDLYANKEKIIVALGLNFDPELELKKIEQKNWENQQLVIEPEIVLEDNDLTEKRYLSTQ, encoded by the coding sequence ATGGAAAATTTTGAAGAAATTAAAGCTAGATTAAAGAAAAAATGGTTGCAATATTACAAACATAATAGAAAGTGGATTAATAAATATTGTCAAGAGAATTGCTTTGTCTCCGTACAAGGTTCTTTTGAAGGGGAAACATGGGGTACTGGAGAAAGAAGTTTAGAGGATAAACGGTTTTCTGAAGTTCATCCTCCTAGTGAATTAATTATTGGTGTCATAACCGCTTTAGAGCCCCTTTTAGCTCAATATTGGCTTACTGCATTTGTAGATTTATATGCCAATAAAGAAAAGATAATTGTGGCTTTAGGTTTAAATTTTGATCCTGAATTAGAGTTAAAAAAAATTGAACAAAAAAACTGGGAAAATCAACAATTAGTTATTGAACCAGAAATAGTTTTAGAAGACAATGATTTAACTGAAAAACGCTATTTATCAACACAATAA
- a CDS encoding IS630 family transposase (programmed frameshift): protein MRPYSLDLRQKIIHAREKQQCSIRQLAKNFGVAKSFVQKIIKQYQETGDLKPRHSGGRPPKINPEQTVVLLEIINENNDATLWELAELFEKKTGLKLSTSTIDRISRKFDDTGQKKTLYATEKHSERVQQKRSEYWDKVREINEEDLIFVDESGSNLAMLRLYGRAKKGYRVRGEKPQKRGGNVSIVTAISLKEVVASRNIYGSVDGLTFEAFVIRDLVPKLWVGACVVMDNAKIHLGETIRKEIEKVGASLVYLSPYSPDFSPIENFWSKVKNQIRKLKPRNYHDLVEAIGKAMEQVTQLDMHNWFTHCCYCTSSF, encoded by the exons ATGCGTCCCTACTCTTTGGATTTAAGACAAAAGATTATTCATGCTCGTGAAAAGCAACAATGCTCCATTCGTCAATTAGCTAAGAATTTTGGTGTGGCAAAAAGTTTTGTACAAAAGATAATCAAGCAGTATCAAGAAACTGGGGATCTCAAACCTCGTCATTCAGGGGGAAGACCCCCCAAAATAAATCCTGAACAAACGGTTGTCCTGTTAGAAATTATCAACGAAAATAATGATGCTACTCTCTGGGAATTAGCCGAGTTATTTGAGAAAAAAACTGGACTTAAACTCAGTACATCGACTATTGACAGAATCAGTCGTAAATTTGACGATACTG GTCAAAAAAAAACACTGTATGCCACAGAAAAACATAGTGAGAGAGTTCAACAAAAAAGATCTGAATATTGGGATAAAGTGAGAGAAATTAATGAAGAGGACTTAATTTTTGTGGACGAATCGGGAAGTAATTTAGCAATGCTTCGCCTTTATGGTAGGGCAAAAAAAGGGTACAGAGTCAGAGGAGAAAAACCCCAGAAAAGAGGGGGTAATGTTTCTATAGTGACGGCAATATCCTTAAAGGAAGTAGTAGCATCAAGAAATATTTATGGTTCTGTAGATGGATTAACTTTTGAGGCTTTTGTGATCAGAGATTTAGTGCCCAAATTATGGGTGGGAGCTTGTGTAGTTATGGATAATGCAAAAATTCATTTAGGAGAAACAATTAGAAAGGAAATAGAGAAAGTGGGGGCATCATTGGTGTATTTATCACCCTATTCCCCAGATTTTTCACCCATTGAAAATTTTTGGTCGAAAGTCAAAAATCAGATCAGAAAACTAAAACCGAGAAATTATCATGATCTAGTAGAGGCGATTGGAAAAGCCATGGAGCAAGTAACACAGTTAGATATGCACAATTGGTTCACCCATTGCTGTTACTGTACCTCATCATTCTGA